A genomic window from Pseudomonas alcaligenes includes:
- a CDS encoding YaiI/YqxD family protein: MRVWIDADACPRLARDQVVKFALKRGFEVVLVAGQAVARPNFACVRLVVVPSGPDAADDHLVEHAVPGELVICSDIPLADRLVKKGVAALDPRGREFDERNMGERLAVRNLFTDLREQGQMGGGQAAYADKDRQAFANALDRILTRLMK; encoded by the coding sequence CCGGCTGGCCCGCGATCAGGTGGTGAAGTTCGCCCTCAAGCGCGGCTTCGAGGTGGTGCTGGTGGCCGGCCAGGCGGTGGCGCGGCCGAACTTCGCCTGCGTCAGGCTGGTGGTGGTGCCGAGCGGCCCGGATGCGGCGGACGACCATCTGGTAGAGCACGCCGTGCCTGGCGAGCTGGTGATCTGCAGCGATATCCCGCTGGCCGACCGCCTGGTGAAGAAGGGCGTGGCGGCGCTCGACCCGCGCGGCCGCGAGTTCGACGAGCGCAACATGGGTGAGCGCCTGGCGGTGCGCAACCTGTTTACCGACCTGCGCGAGCAGGGGCAGATGGGCGGTGGCCAGGCGGCCTACGCGGACAAGGACCGCCAGGCCTTCGCCAACGCACTCGACCGTATCCTGACCCGCCTGATGAAGTAG
- a CDS encoding thioesterase family protein — protein MHEPVFQLSEEQRQGVEAFFQRIPFNQMLGIRIDELRGDRVVMSLPMKPELIGNFVHGILHGGVISSLLDVAGGAMALIGAFDKHQHLSQQERMQRLSKLGTIDLRVDYLRPGRGQLFSATAVLLRSGNKVAVVRSELHSDDGTLVAVGTGTYLCG, from the coding sequence ATGCACGAGCCGGTTTTCCAGCTTTCCGAGGAACAGCGCCAGGGTGTGGAAGCCTTCTTCCAGCGCATTCCGTTCAACCAGATGCTCGGCATCCGCATCGACGAACTGCGCGGCGACCGGGTGGTGATGAGCCTGCCGATGAAGCCCGAGCTGATCGGCAACTTCGTCCACGGCATCCTGCATGGCGGGGTGATCTCCTCGCTGCTCGACGTCGCCGGCGGCGCCATGGCGCTGATCGGCGCCTTCGACAAGCACCAGCACCTGAGCCAGCAGGAGCGCATGCAGCGCCTGTCCAAGCTGGGCACCATCGACCTGCGCGTGGACTACCTGCGCCCCGGCCGCGGTCAGCTGTTCAGCGCCACCGCCGTGCTGCTGCGCTCGGGCAACAAGGTGGCGGTGGTGCGCAGCGAACTGCACAGCGACGACGGCACCCTGGTGGCGGTGGGCACCGGCACCTATCTGTGCGGCTGA
- a CDS encoding sterol desaturase family protein, producing the protein MNLILLAVPFFFLLIALELLADRVRGVSTYRLADSLNSLSAGVLSQASGLLSKAIAVLGYAFAYEHLHLTALPDEPWVWVLAFVFYDFCYYWNHRIGHERNIFWASHVVHHQSEDYNLSTALRQTSTGFLLSWIFYLPMAVAGVPPLVFVTVAALNLLYQFWVHTRHVPKLGWYEWFFVTPSNHRVHHAQNPVYMDRNYGGVFILWDRLFGTFQEELDEQPVVFGVTMPLRSWNPLWANLQFYVQLWRDAVRAGSWWDRLRIWFMPTGWRPADVAARYPLDKPDLASFRKFDIPLDRGQKLYAALQFGIYVLGTSWLLAVAEAQPLALLAGAWLWVAFGLYCIGAWLENRPFARALELLRLALNLPALLWAQQVGLVAGGMLVWWLLAAWSLASLSWLLWPRQAKTQPA; encoded by the coding sequence ATGAATCTGATCCTGCTCGCCGTTCCCTTCTTCTTCCTGCTGATCGCCCTCGAGCTGCTCGCCGACCGCGTGCGCGGGGTCAGCACCTACCGCCTGGCGGACTCGCTGAACAGCCTCAGCGCCGGCGTGCTGTCGCAGGCCAGCGGCCTGCTGAGCAAGGCCATCGCCGTGCTCGGCTATGCCTTCGCCTACGAGCACCTGCACCTCACGGCGCTGCCGGACGAGCCCTGGGTCTGGGTGCTGGCCTTCGTCTTCTACGACTTCTGCTACTACTGGAACCACCGCATCGGCCACGAGCGCAACATCTTCTGGGCCTCGCACGTGGTGCACCACCAGAGCGAGGACTACAACCTGTCCACCGCCCTGCGCCAGACCAGCACGGGCTTTCTGCTGAGCTGGATCTTCTACCTGCCGATGGCCGTGGCCGGCGTGCCGCCGCTGGTGTTCGTCACGGTCGCCGCGCTCAACCTGCTCTACCAGTTCTGGGTGCACACTCGCCACGTGCCCAAGCTGGGCTGGTACGAGTGGTTCTTCGTCACGCCGTCCAATCATCGGGTGCACCACGCGCAGAACCCGGTGTACATGGATCGCAACTACGGCGGCGTGTTCATTCTCTGGGACCGCCTGTTCGGCACCTTCCAGGAGGAGCTGGACGAGCAGCCGGTGGTGTTCGGCGTGACCATGCCGCTGCGCAGCTGGAACCCGCTGTGGGCCAACCTGCAGTTCTACGTGCAGTTGTGGCGCGACGCGGTGCGTGCCGGCTCCTGGTGGGACAGGTTGCGCATCTGGTTCATGCCCACCGGCTGGCGCCCGGCCGATGTGGCGGCGCGCTACCCGCTGGACAAACCGGACCTGGCCAGCTTCCGCAAGTTCGACATCCCTCTGGACCGGGGGCAGAAGCTCTATGCGGCGCTGCAGTTCGGTATCTATGTGCTGGGCACCAGTTGGCTGCTGGCGGTGGCCGAGGCGCAGCCGCTGGCGCTGCTGGCCGGCGCCTGGCTGTGGGTGGCCTTCGGCCTGTACTGCATCGGTGCCTGGCTGGAGAACCGGCCTTTTGCCCGCGCTCTGGAGCTGCTGCGTCTGGCGCTGAACCTGCCCGCGCTGCTCTGGGCCCAGCAGGTGGGCCTGGTGGCGGGAGGCATGCTGGTGTGGTGGTTGCTGGCCGCCTGGAGCCTGGCCAGCCTGAGCTGGCTGCTGTGGCCACGGCAGGCGAAGACCCAGCCGGCCTGA
- the ppk1 gene encoding polyphosphate kinase 1, translating to MNTEGLSNKQIVDAQLEVEPPVPLEVAAEVAPVVEPEPAPAPAPIPGLDDSSLYIHRELSQLKFNIRVLEQALDESYPLLERLKFLLIFSSNLDEFFEIRVAGLKKQINFAREQAGADGLLPSQVLARISEIAHEQVERQYALLNDVLLPELAKHQVNFIRRRYWTTKLKTWVRRYFRDEIAPIITPIGLDPTHPFPLLVNKSLNFIVELEGVDAFGRDSGLAIIPAPRLLPRIIRVPEEVGGPGDNYVFLSSMIHAHADDLFHGMSVKGCYQFRLTRNADLSVDAEDVEDLARALRGELFSRRYGDAVRLEVADTCPKHLSDFLLKQFNLSESELYRVNGPVNLTRLFSITGLESHPELQHAPFTPVIPKLLQNAENIFNVVGKQDILLLHPFESFTPVIDLLRQAAKDPNVLAIKQTLYRSGANSEIVDALVEAARNGKEVTAVIELRARFDEESNLQLASRLQAAGAVVIYGVVGFKTHAKMMLILRRENGELRRYAHLGTGNYHAGNARLYTDYSLLTADEALGEDVSKLFNQLIGMGKTLRMKKLLHAPFTLKKTLLDMIAREAQFASEGKPAHIMAKVNSLTDPKVIRALYKASQMGVRIDLVVRGMCCLRPGVPGVSHNIQVRSIVGRFLEHSRIYYFGNDGDEQLFLSSADWMERNLDKRVETCFPVEGKKLITRVKKELESYLSDNTQAWVLQPDGRYLRLSPSGNANPRNAQTALLEKLTTPQLR from the coding sequence ATGAACACCGAGGGACTCAGCAACAAGCAGATCGTCGACGCCCAGCTCGAGGTCGAACCGCCCGTGCCGCTGGAGGTCGCCGCCGAGGTGGCGCCCGTCGTCGAGCCGGAGCCGGCCCCCGCGCCCGCGCCGATTCCCGGCCTGGATGACAGCAGCCTGTACATCCACCGCGAGCTGTCGCAGCTGAAGTTCAACATCCGCGTGCTGGAGCAGGCGCTGGACGAGTCCTACCCGCTGCTGGAGCGGTTGAAGTTCCTGCTGATCTTCTCCAGCAACCTCGACGAATTCTTCGAGATTCGCGTCGCCGGCCTGAAGAAGCAGATCAACTTCGCCCGCGAACAGGCCGGTGCCGACGGCCTGCTGCCCAGCCAGGTGCTGGCACGCATCTCCGAGATCGCCCACGAGCAGGTCGAGCGCCAGTACGCGCTGCTCAACGACGTGCTGCTGCCGGAGCTGGCCAAGCACCAGGTCAACTTCATCCGCCGCCGCTACTGGACCACCAAGCTGAAGACCTGGGTGCGTCGCTACTTCCGCGACGAGATCGCGCCGATCATCACCCCGATCGGCCTCGACCCGACGCACCCCTTCCCGCTGCTGGTGAACAAGAGCCTCAACTTCATCGTCGAGCTGGAAGGCGTCGACGCCTTCGGTCGCGACTCCGGCCTGGCCATCATCCCGGCGCCGCGCCTGCTGCCGCGCATCATCCGCGTGCCGGAAGAAGTCGGCGGCCCTGGCGACAACTACGTGTTCCTCTCGTCGATGATCCACGCCCACGCCGACGACCTGTTCCACGGCATGAGCGTGAAGGGCTGCTACCAGTTCCGCCTGACCCGCAACGCCGACCTGTCGGTGGATGCCGAGGATGTGGAAGACCTGGCGCGCGCCCTGCGTGGCGAGCTGTTCAGCCGCCGCTACGGCGACGCGGTGCGCCTGGAAGTGGCGGACACCTGCCCCAAGCATCTTTCGGACTTCCTGCTCAAGCAGTTCAACCTCTCCGAGAGCGAACTGTATCGGGTCAACGGCCCGGTCAACCTGACCCGCCTGTTCAGCATCACCGGGCTGGAGAGCCACCCGGAACTGCAGCATGCGCCCTTCACGCCGGTGATTCCCAAGCTGCTGCAGAACGCCGAGAACATCTTCAACGTGGTCGGCAAGCAGGACATCCTGCTGCTGCACCCCTTCGAGTCTTTCACCCCGGTGATCGACCTGCTGCGCCAGGCCGCCAAGGACCCCAACGTGCTGGCGATCAAGCAGACCCTGTACCGCTCCGGGGCCAACTCGGAGATCGTCGATGCCCTGGTCGAGGCGGCCCGTAACGGCAAGGAAGTCACCGCGGTGATCGAGCTGCGCGCGCGCTTCGACGAGGAGTCCAACCTGCAGCTGGCCAGCCGCCTGCAGGCCGCCGGCGCGGTGGTGATCTACGGCGTGGTCGGCTTCAAGACCCACGCCAAGATGATGCTGATCCTGCGCCGCGAGAACGGCGAGCTGCGCCGCTACGCGCACCTCGGCACCGGCAACTACCACGCCGGCAACGCCCGCCTGTACACCGACTACAGCCTGCTGACCGCCGACGAGGCGCTGGGCGAGGATGTGTCCAAGCTGTTCAACCAGCTGATCGGCATGGGCAAGACCCTGCGCATGAAGAAGCTGCTGCACGCGCCCTTCACCCTGAAGAAGACCCTGCTCGACATGATCGCCCGCGAGGCGCAGTTCGCCAGCGAGGGCAAGCCGGCGCACATCATGGCCAAGGTCAACTCGCTGACCGATCCCAAGGTCATCCGCGCCCTGTACAAGGCCAGCCAGATGGGCGTGCGCATCGACCTGGTGGTGCGCGGCATGTGCTGCCTGCGTCCGGGCGTACCCGGTGTGTCGCACAACATCCAGGTGCGCTCCATCGTCGGTCGCTTCCTCGAGCACAGCCGCATCTACTACTTCGGCAACGACGGTGATGAGCAGCTGTTCCTCTCCAGTGCCGACTGGATGGAGCGCAACCTCGACAAGCGCGTGGAGACCTGCTTCCCGGTGGAAGGCAAGAAGCTCATCACCCGGGTCAAGAAGGAGCTGGAGAGCTACCTGTCCGACAACACCCAGGCCTGGGTGCTGCAGCCGGATGGTCGCTACCTGCGCCTGAGCCCCAGTGGCAACGCCAATCCACGTAACGCGCAGACGGCGCTGCTGGAGAAGCTCACCACACCACAGCTGCGCTAG
- the elbB gene encoding isoprenoid biosynthesis glyoxalase ElbB yields MQRKVAVILSGCGVYDGAEIHESVITLLRLDQRGAQVQCFAPNIAQMHVIDHLTGAEMPESRNVLTEAARIARGDVMDVRELKAEQFDALILPGGFGVAKNLSNFAQEGANCSVQPDVLAAAQAFAQAGKPIGLICIAPALAAKIYGEGVTCTLGAADDPAASALTAMGGQHIECTVEDIVEDAERKLVSTPAYMLAESIAQAAAGINKLVDRVLELAQPH; encoded by the coding sequence ATGCAAAGAAAAGTCGCGGTCATCCTCTCCGGCTGTGGCGTCTACGACGGCGCGGAAATCCACGAGAGCGTGATCACCCTGCTGCGCCTCGACCAGCGCGGCGCCCAGGTGCAGTGCTTCGCCCCCAACATCGCGCAGATGCATGTGATCGACCACCTCACCGGCGCCGAAATGCCGGAGAGCCGGAACGTGCTCACCGAGGCTGCGCGCATCGCCCGTGGTGACGTGATGGACGTGCGCGAGCTCAAGGCCGAGCAGTTCGATGCGCTGATCCTGCCCGGCGGTTTCGGCGTGGCCAAGAACCTCTCCAACTTTGCCCAGGAAGGTGCCAACTGCAGCGTGCAGCCTGACGTACTGGCCGCCGCCCAGGCCTTCGCCCAGGCCGGCAAGCCGATCGGCCTGATCTGCATCGCCCCGGCCCTGGCGGCGAAGATCTATGGCGAAGGCGTCACCTGCACCCTGGGCGCCGCCGACGATCCGGCCGCCTCCGCCCTCACCGCCATGGGCGGCCAGCACATCGAGTGCACGGTGGAAGACATAGTCGAGGACGCCGAGCGCAAGCTGGTGAGCACCCCGGCCTACATGCTGGCCGAATCCATCGCCCAGGCCGCCGCCGGCATCAACAAGCTGGTCGACCGCGTGCTGGAGCTGGCCCAGCCGCACTGA
- the hemB gene encoding porphobilinogen synthase: MSFTPANRLFPATRLRRNRRDDFSRRLVREHRLSVDDLILPVFVLDGENRREAIPSMPGVERLSIDLLLKEAEHWVALGIPALALFPVTPLEKKSLDGAEAWNPDGIAQRAIRALRASFPELGVISDVALDPFTTHGQDGILDDEGYVMNDVTVDALVRQALSHAEAGAQVVAPSDMMDGRIQAIREALEVAEHTNVRIMAYSAKYASAYYGPFRDAVGSAANLGKANKASYQMDPANGDEALHEVGADLAEGADMVMVKPGMPYLDIVWRVKDAFKVPTFAYQVSGEYAMHMAAIQNGWLGEAVILESLTAFKRAGADGILTYFAVRAAELLKAGR; encoded by the coding sequence GTGAGCTTTACCCCCGCTAATCGCCTGTTCCCCGCCACCCGCCTGCGCCGCAACCGTCGTGACGATTTCTCCCGCCGCCTGGTGCGCGAGCATCGCCTGAGCGTCGACGATCTGATCCTGCCGGTGTTCGTCCTCGATGGCGAGAATCGCCGCGAAGCGATTCCCTCGATGCCGGGTGTCGAGCGCCTGTCCATCGACCTGCTGCTCAAGGAAGCCGAGCACTGGGTGGCGCTGGGCATTCCGGCGCTGGCGCTGTTCCCGGTGACGCCGCTGGAGAAGAAGTCCCTCGACGGCGCCGAGGCCTGGAACCCGGACGGTATCGCCCAGCGTGCCATCCGCGCGCTGCGCGCCAGTTTCCCCGAGCTGGGGGTGATCAGCGACGTGGCCCTCGACCCCTTCACCACCCACGGCCAGGACGGCATCCTCGATGACGAGGGTTACGTGATGAACGACGTGACCGTCGATGCGCTGGTCCGGCAGGCGCTGTCGCACGCCGAGGCGGGGGCCCAGGTGGTGGCGCCGTCGGACATGATGGATGGGCGCATCCAGGCGATTCGCGAGGCGCTGGAAGTGGCCGAGCACACCAACGTGCGCATCATGGCCTACTCGGCCAAGTACGCCAGCGCCTACTACGGCCCGTTCCGCGACGCGGTCGGCTCGGCCGCCAACCTGGGCAAGGCCAACAAGGCCAGCTACCAGATGGACCCGGCCAACGGCGACGAGGCCCTGCACGAAGTGGGCGCGGACCTCGCCGAAGGCGCCGACATGGTCATGGTCAAGCCGGGCATGCCCTACCTGGACATCGTCTGGCGGGTGAAGGACGCCTTCAAGGTGCCGACCTTCGCTTACCAGGTCAGCGGCGAGTACGCCATGCACATGGCCGCCATCCAGAACGGCTGGCTGGGCGAGGCGGTGATTCTCGAATCGCTGACCGCCTTCAAACGCGCCGGCGCCGATGGCATCCTCACCTACTTCGCCGTGCGTGCGGCAGAACTCTTGAAAGCGGGGCGCTGA